In one Plasmodium falciparum 3D7 genome assembly, chromosome: 14 genomic region, the following are encoded:
- a CDS encoding AP-3 complex subunit mu, putative — translation MLDLFCIYSSNGKLLIEQCFNKKRYKRNIHNVIKRILYNKSNNNNNNNNNNYNYYDYFNNNVDNNYYLILNNTSYDHTNDKFHLLNGRSLDNKKFVYIIKSDDLYFVTLIEGENNPILIVEMMQEIIKIIKKYFDIDKLKENILIHNYTIINFLINEILVQNGKPSLFIHTILKELINNDNNNNNNNYYNFNYNTSNNFLNETLKIGPIPNNIYNMITQNKYININVGNSNNNMNNISNNNNNSNLLMLHINNEKNINYSYSNGSYLHGKHSIYNYWRSYNNSCTSSNEIYIDVEENVNCIVNKNNKIIHYYIQGNVYINSNIKGSPYIKLYFNQLDVQKCNFHYTINANKLFNKNKDEHTLNNKNVIIHFVPLHEKYCLLHYYDKILLHPGPSPLYNNNEYYNKNNIKSNTHFNDEQQMNNTLTNVLKLSSVEDAINENAKKNEHDIKNEWDIKNEHQNVMKRNHCNILEKQNSSNSFQTLSRSISYQENMNIQNNNIFSSNNYLEYNNDFLFSNLLNLWNDEHMNMPQNYFDIPNDNCKNSYDNDLFSHPKYKLPILIKGNIHFDSTENMYKIKLNVLLNNINTNKNNSNILLNRYENILIKIPIHHFIKSVNFHTSLGNINYNEKKKCIYWFINYVTDMNTQMYAHISLYVPTHEQNDMNQMKNTYQISPLNNFNLYPLFNFVAYASLKINGVSITDHKIEKIEVQNLKNVEIRKGCRYSTIYNNIEFRL, via the coding sequence atgctggatttattttgtatttattcgTCTAATGGGAAATTATTAATAGAGcaatgttttaataaaaaaaggtataaaaggaatatacataatgttataaaaaggatactatataataaaagcaataataataataataataataataataactataattattatgattattttaataacaatgttgataataattaCTATTTAATATTGAACAATACATCATATGATCATACGAATGATAAGTTCCATTTACTAAATGGAAGATCTTTGGATAACaaaaaatttgtttatataataaagagtgatgatttatattttgtaacaTTAATAGAAGGTGAAAATAATCCTATATTAATTGTAGAGATGATGCaagagataataaaaattataaaaaaatattttgatatagataaattaaaggaaaatatattaatacataattatactataataaattttttgataaatgaaatattagtACAGAATGGAAAACcatctttatttattcatacgattttaaaagaattaattaataatgataataacaacaataataataattattataattttaattataacacTAGTAATAATTTTCTGAATGAAACATTAAAAATAGGTCCTAtaccaaataatatatataatatgattacacaaaataagtatataaatataaatgttgggaatagtaataataatatgaataatattagtaataataataacaatagtaATCTTCTTATGcttcatattaataatgagaaaaatataaattatagtTATAGTAATGGTTCATATCTTCATGGAAAacattctatatataattattggaGATCATATAATAACTCATGTACATCatcaaatgaaatatatatagatgttgaagaaaatgtaaattgtattgttaataaaaataataaaattatacattattatatacaaggtaatgtatatattaattcgAATATTAAAGGTTCcccatatattaaattatattttaatcaGCTAGATGTTCAGAAATGTAATTTCCATTATACTATAAATgctaataaattatttaataaaaacaaagatGAACATActctaaataataaaaatgtaataattcaCTTTGTACCATTACATGAGAAATATTGTCTTCTgcattattatgataaaattCTGTTACATCCTGGACCCTCtcctttatataataacaatgaatactataataaaaataacataaaaagtAATACACATTTTAATGACGAACAACAAATGAACAACACATTAACGAACGTATTAAAATTAAGTAGTGTTGAAGATGCCATAAATGaaaatgcaaaaaaaaatgaacatgatataaaaaatgaatgggatataaaaaatgaacatcAAAATGTTATGAAAAGAAATCATTGCAATATtttagaaaaacaaaatagtAGTAACTCCTTTCAAACGTTAAGTAGAAGTATATCCTATCaagaaaatatgaacatacaaaataataatatattttcatcaaaTAACTAtcttgaatataataatgattttcTATTCAGTaatcttttaaatttatgGAATGATGAACATATGAATATGCcacaaaattattttgatatacCAAATGATAATTGTAAAAACAGTTATGACAATGATTTATTCTCACAccctaaatataaattaccAATCCTTATTAAAGGtaatatacattttgatAGTAcagaaaatatgtataaaataaaattaaatgtccttttaaataatataaatacaaataaaaacaatagtaatatattattaaacagATATGAAAATATCTTAATTAAAATACCTATACATCATTTTATCAAATCAGTCAATTTCCATACATCCCTAGgcaatataaattataatgaaaaaaagaaatgtatttattggtttataaattatgttaCAGATATGAATACACAAATGTATGCtcatatatctttatatgttCCTACACatgaacaaaatgatatgaatcaaatgaaaaataCATATCAAATATCCccattaaataattttaacttATATCCTCTCTTTAATTTTGTAGCCTATGCTAGTTTAAAAATTAATGGCGTATCCATCACTGATCATAAAATAGAGAAAATTGAAGTACAAAATTTGAAAAATGTGGAAATACGTAAGGGGTGTAGATATAGtaccatatataataacatagaATTTAGgctataa
- a CDS encoding cytoplasmic tRNA 2-thiolation protein 2, putative: MNEENIYLENTATKYRDMEKIKITPQCYKCKKNYAVVFTREKSCKECFLQLVEYNFKNTLREKCLFKSKTKFNQSNKRHVIQNNVKQNEELNTQNEKRFINEQGDNKNKRPVVINNNSDIVSSHLDTLGKNSADSKKCIPNNMEKNSVGEKIFNDFNICKEKKKRTSIAFSGGIYSSFLLYAFVKYLKNVKNRQSDLYISNEHAIFNEIIFVDIYDDINYIYKLINIITNIFNMLDVEQNKSNININKIDIKNENENRIIKPKEKICFVNGVYKKQINKIHFVVIKNNYFINDIYKDAFILNYHNIKTKQNNYYMQYINELIIYNNIFTYCHNENIHYVIIGDNANNIANKTFLYTIYGYGINIPTHTSYIDSRHNDILFIRPLKDLLSKEIYIYSYYKNIEYLNKNISNNNILYKTVNDMLLNLDNNNYNVTSIINNTTNNLINIMHIFNTCQYNINNTNNKKQDYNQVTQLLSSDEYSNKNYNNSNTSCNITKNMCLICYGNKENMEQKKLIIKLNKVQLDNIKSMKCKDFICSTCLCIFSSNNHFVKLYNCFF; encoded by the coding sequence atgaatgaagaaaatatatatctagaAAACACAGCAACAAAGTACCGAGATAtggagaaaataaaaattactcCTCAATgttataaatgtaaaaaaaattatgccGTAGTTTTCACAAGAGAAAAATCATGTAAAGAGTGTTTTTTACAGTTAGTTGAATATAACTTTAAAAATACATTGAGGGaaaaatgtttatttaaAAGTAAAACAAAATTTAATCAATCTAATAAACGACAtgtaatacaaaataatgtaaaaCAGAATGAGGAATTGAAtacacaaaatgaaaaaaggtttataaatgaacaaggggataataaaaataaaagacctgttgttataaataataactcTGATATTGTAAGTAGTCATTTAGATACCCTAGGAAAAAATAGTGCAGACTCAAAAAAGTGTATTCctaataatatggaaaagAATTCCGTAGgtgaaaaaatattcaatGATTTTAATATCTgcaaagaaaagaaaaaaagaacatcCATTGCTTTTTCTGGAGgtatatattcatcattCCTTTTGTATGcatttgtaaaatatttaaaaaatgtcaAAAATAGACAAagtgatttatatataagcaATGAACATGCGATTTTTAATGAAATAATTTTCGTAGATATATACGATGATatcaattatatttataaattaataaatattattacgaatatatttaatatgttagATGtggaacaaaataaatcaaacataaatattaataaaattgatataaagaatgaaaatgaaaacagAATAATAAAGcctaaagaaaaaatatgttttgtTAATGGTGTAtacaaaaaacaaataaacaaaatacattttgtagtaataaaaaataactattttattaatgatatatataaagatgcttttatattaaattatcataatataaaaacaaaacaaaataattattatatgcaatatataaatgaattaattatatataataatatatttacatattgtcataatgaaaatattcattatgttattattgGTGATAATGCAAATAATATAGCAAATAAAACTTTCTTATATACAATCTATGGATATGGTATTAACATACCTACACATACATCCTATATAGATTCCAGacataatgatatattatttattagacctttaaaagatttattaagtaaagaaatatatatatattcttattataaaaatatagaatatttaaataagaatatttctaataataacatattatataaaacagtAAATGATATGTTATTAAATCTggataacaataattataatgttacttctataattaataatactacaaataatttaattaatataatgcatatatttaatacatgccagtataatataaataatactaataataaaaagcaAGATTATAATCAAGTTACACAATTGTTATCATCAGATGAATATtcaaacaaaaattataataattcaaatacCTCTtgtaatataacaaaaaatatgtgCTTAATTTGTTACGGtaataaggaaaatatggaacaaaaaaaattaattataaaattgaaTAAAGTACAAttagataatattaaaagtatGAAATGTAAAGACTTTATATGTTCCACGTGTTTATGTATCTTTTCATCAAATAACCATTTTGTAAAACTATATAactgttttttttaa
- a CDS encoding protein SOC3, putative, whose translation MKNQNTDKLTNLKDLVPFYKKDNEKLNENTEDIVYSVKKKFNCIKEIGESTFNKYEHTRKNLELLNRELKLNKISLGHQKNEYEEIKIKNEEILNKFENLKHSKCTYQIMLQRIKKEKKLLYFYLNSLERTVASLKNNEKQLHNNIQKITSDNKNLKKSIEEKKMDIIKAKNKNEEILKYMNVNKEHSNILRIRREMINEYKTNKLNDSNIALMIEEKKKYKKLLIYYLLYNNYLKLSASNIFENASSIYATISKLREATGVTDIYDINQKFMDIENKKNLLQKEEELSQKRLEDAIQEYQALNNEILNTFSEDKNILKKKIQNEKEKISDDIYESYKLVFASERELEDINIKLDKIKKFLEKQNSYFHSINMEEKMEFHSNEDMLQYIKNLKGVVETLMKITQQNRENGNISRSYKSLEFLEIMNLYRNVDFHKNMCRVDDTQELENTIKMESKTLNKGKLP comes from the exons ATGAAAAATCAAAATACAGATAAGTTAACAAACTTAAAAGATTTAGTACCTTTCTATAaa AAAGACAATGAAAAGTTAAATGAAAATACGGAAGATATCGTTTATTCAgtgaagaaaaaatttaacTGTATAAAAGAAATTGGAGAATCTACATTCAATAAATATGAACACACAAGG AAAAATCTAGAATTATTGAACAGAGAATTAAAACTTAACAAGATATCATTGGGACATCAAAagaat gaatatgaagaaataaaaataaaaaatgaagagaTTTTAAATAAGTTTGAAAACCTTAAACATTCAAAATGTACATATCAAATAATGTTACAAAGGATTAAG AAGGAGAAAAAACttttatacttttatttaaACTCGTTAGAGCGAACAGTCGCAAGCttgaaaaataatgaaaaacaaCTACATAACAATATAca GAAAATAACAtcagataataaaaatttaaaaaaatccattgaagaaaaaaaaatg GACATTATAAAGgccaaaaataaaaatgaagaaatattaaaatatatgaatgtcAATAAGGAGCACAGCAACATACTCAGGATAAGAAg AGAAATGATTAATGAATATAAGACTAACAAATTAAACGACTCAAATATTGCGCTCATGATAGaagagaagaaaaaatataagaaactTCTTATATACtatctattatataataattatctcAAATTAAGTGcttcaaatatatttgaaaatgCTAGTAGTATATATGCTACAATATCAAAATTAAGAGAGGCAAca ggTGTAAcggatatatatgatattaatcAGAAATTTATGGAcattgaaaataaaaaaaatctttTACAAAAGGAAGAGGAATTATCTCAAAAAAGGCTCgaa gACGCTATTCAAGAGTATCAAGCTTTAAATAACGAAATTTTAAATACCTTCTctgaagataaaaatattctaaagaagaaaattcaAAAT gaaaaagaaaaaatatcaGACGACATATACGAGTCATATAAACTTGTTTTTGCCAG TGAAAGAGAATTAGAagatataaacataaaattagataagataaaaaaattcttagaaaaacaaaatagtTATTTCCATTCTATAAATATGGAg GAAAAAATGGAATTTCATTCTAATGAAGATAtgttacaatatataaaaaatttaaaggGGGTCGTTGAAACGTTGATGAAAATAACACAGCAAAAT AGGGAAAATGGAAACATCAGTAGATCTTAtaag tcCTTGGAATTTCTTGAAATAATGAATTTATACAGGAATGTcgattttcataaaaatatgtgcAG AGTTGATGATACTCAAGAACTAGAGAATACCATAAAAATGG AATCAAAAACTCTGAATAAAGGCAAGTTGCCATAA
- a CDS encoding allantoicase, putative, giving the protein MKESSSKEEGGIYNPLCNMNDNGTCKKRKLNEGDISNDINEENNNFNRKKQRKDMKNIRQIMNIFNGIFNWIVSKGMNKIPCREIENINDVDFFNFNNVLSKHYGSRIIFVTDDSISKSENILVEDDKVGWITRRRRDVGHEWLIIKLKHPCIIYGIELNFDNIAEDVCPHLSIEVSNNNAIDDIIKEEEFILNERDKVGNFTTFTRNEIEDNAGDNIKMEKNKDMENLKNADILKDTENTKNEQTIKRVDNIKNMHGTQTIVNYEKNTKRKSYNFLDSYKIDKSISDLLEQQNTPWVELLQADCVDFLKTVGKKKTYYFKINNEDLIKKPWTHIRVNLYPDGGINKINFYGEFISLFKKHTIISKQKIFLNKPENGCTLIYYHCDHIYKGHPKYIIDSCKTDGFCTRRLINRPPIILRTLTNNCILNSSIFKFGVRGIVENFTIDIGNYKYDHPECIQIYLLDCIDILTLNLLEQKKIFEEDEKLLKKKMEWIQLPPFKITTNQKKTFFHFNLLEYNFTLMERTATHFKISIHPDGGISQINVIGTVLSTLL; this is encoded by the coding sequence atgaaagaatCAAGTTCTAAAGAAGAAGGGGGGATATATAACCCTTTAtgtaatatgaatgataatGGAACTtgtaaaaaaaggaaactaAATGAGGGTGACATAagtaatgatataaatgaagagaataataattttaatagaAAGAAACAAAGAAaggatatgaaaaatataagacaaataatgaatatatttaatggtaTATTTAATTGGATTGTTAGTAAAGGTATGAATAAGATTCCTTGTAGGgaaatagaaaatattaatgatgtggatttttttaattttaataatgtgTTATCAAAACATTATGGTTCTAGGATAATATTTGTTACTGATGATTCTATAAGTAAATCTGAAAATATATTGGTAGAAGATGATAAAGTTGGTTGGATTACTAGAAGAAGAAGAGATGTTGGACATGAAtggttaataataaaattaaaacacCCATGTATTATTTATGGTATTGAAttaaattttgataatattgCTGAAGATGTATGTCCTCATTTATCTATTGAGGTGTCTAATAACAATGCTATCGATGATATAATTAAAGAGGAAGAATTTATTTTGAACGAGCGGGATAAGGTTGGTAACTTTACTACCTTCACAAGAAATGAAATAGAAGATAATGCAggtgataatataaagatgGAAAAGAACAAGGATATGGAAAATCTTAAAAATGCAGATATATTAAAGGATAcagaaaatacaaaaaatgaacaaacaATAAAACGTGtcgataatattaaaaatatgcatGGTACACAAACAATtgtaaattatgaaaaaaacaCTAAACGTAAAAGTTATAACTTTTTagattcatataaaatagatAAATCGATTTCTGATTTATTAGAACAACAAAATACACCTTGGGTTGAATTATTACAAGCAGATTGTGtagattttttaaaaacagtGGGAAAGAAAAagacatattattttaaaataaataatgaagatttaattaaaaaaccTTGGACACATATAAGAGTTAATTTATATCCAGACGGtggtataaataaaattaatttctATGGagaatttatttctttatttaaaaaacataCTATCATAtctaaacaaaaaatatttttaaataaaccTGAGAATGGTTGtacattaatttattatcattgtgatcatatatataaaggacatccaaaatatataatagattCATGTAAAACAGATGGATTTTGTACAAGACGATTAATAAATAGACCACCCATTATATTAAGAACTCTTACAAATAATTGTATTTTGAATAGctcaatttttaaatttggTGTACGAGGTATTGTAGAAAATTTCACCATAGATATaggaaattataaatatgatcaTCCTGAATGTAtacaaatttatttattagacTGTATAGATATACTcacattaaatttattagaacaaaaaaaaatttttgaagaagatgaaaaactattaaaaaaaaaaatggaatggATACAATTACCACCATTCAAAATAACAACgaatcaaaaaaaaacattttttcattttaatttgttagaatataattttaccCTTATGGAAAGAACAGCAACTCATTTCAAAATATCTATACATCCGGATGGGGGAATATCacaaataaatgtaatagGCACTGTTTTAtctacattattataa
- a CDS encoding major facilitator superfamily domain-containing protein, putative, translating to MTMFKDDENNFNYNKEYEKVKKRTLFKILLSVFIKTLFESFLQPLLPFYILNYYDIEVKELGILVSFYSFSQCVMCLIIGLFSSINRKHLLVFLLMFNLVGIYLFYMKLNFTLLIINRIICGSSSVFIVVVNTIINDLVDNNVCIYYTYINIFNAIGIILGPLLSSFFLTIFNFQIILNFNTFGLLVSLCIVLTISSDLLVQNKIKNQPTESTLHSNLSQTNEDKKNITKNNNFNSNKNNINNINNSNNINNNNNNNNINNVDDIKHDEDSEGNTKAFNEENKTEDNHSILQIKSTEHLRSNDFIISSYNEEENNTNNYIVNKNEKNSSDGIFNNDKIFKYYSEEFSEISSYQQYLKTKDNYYISRFIYFLKQKLNLLIKAMFTFKFKCLLSICFFRFTSAFASNLMSNIFFVFYNDNVSSDNKQIQISIFVSLSGIIMIFYQYFSFSYIVNNFGYNGTAIIGLLIQSTGILLTYYTIKYYSLIFQYISICFIHSCSYAYIEPIIPTIISLFFDKKDQLFSQSFVSFFRYLSLTISPIVYSYYYIENQLYPFSISSSMSLLSIFFVIMSFKFHNKMKNSITN from the exons ATGACAATGTTTAaggatgatgaaaataattttaattataataaagaatatgaaaaagtTAAGAAAAGAAcattattcaaaatattattgtCTGTATTTATTAAAACGTTATTTGAATCATTTTTACAACCATTATtaccattttatatattaaattattatgatatagaAGTAAAAGAATTAGGCATTTTAGTGagtttttattcattttcaCAATGTGTGATGTGTTTAATAATTggattattttcttcaattAATAGAAAGCATTTGTtagtatttttattaatgtttAATTTGGttggtatatatttattttatatgaaattaaATTTTACATTACTTATAATTAATCGTATTATATGTGGAAGTAGTTCTGTATTTATAGTTGTTGTTAAtacaataataaatgatttaGTTGACAAtaatgtgtgtatatattatacatatattaatatatttaatgctATAGGAATTATATTAGGGCCATTATtatcttccttttttttaacaatatTTAACTTTCAAATAATACTAAATTTTAATACCTTTGGATTATTAGTCTCATTATGTATAGTTTTAACCATATCTAGCGATTTACTAgtacaaaacaaaataaaaaatcaacCAACAGAATCAACTTTACATTCGAACTTATCACAAACTAATGAAGACAAGAAGAACATCACTAAGaacaataattttaatagtaataagaataatataaataatataaataatagtaataatataaataataataataataataataatattaacaatgtTGATGATATAAAACATGATGAAGATAGCGAAGGAAATACAAAAGCatttaatgaagaaaataaaaccGAAGATAATCATTCCattttacaaataaaaagCACAGAACATTTAAGAAGCaatgattttattatatcaagTTATAACgaggaagaaaataatacaaataattatattgttaataaaaatgaaaaaaattcatctgatggtatttttaataatgataaaatatttaaatattatagtGAAGAATTTTCTGAAATATCATCATATCAACAATATTTAAAAACTAAAGATAACTATTATATTTCAaggtttatttattttttaaaacaaaaattgaACTTATTAATAAAAGCTATGTTtacatttaaatttaaatgtcTCTTATCTATATGCTTCTTTAGATTCACTTCAGCATTTGCTTCAAATTTGATGAGTAACATTTTTTTCGTCTTTTACAATGACAATGTTTCATCAG atAATAAGCAAATTCAGATAAGCATTTTTGTATCACTTAGTggaataattatgatattcTATCAgtacttttctttttcatatattgtTAATAACTTTGGATATAATG GAACAGCCATTATTGGATTACTCATACAGAGCACAGGAATATTACTAACATACTACaccataaaatattattccttaatttttcaatatattagTATTTGCTTCATACATTCTTGTTCTTATGCCTATATAGAACCAATAATTCCTACCATCATATCCTTATTCTTTGATAAGAAAGACCAATTATTTTCTCAAAGTTTTGTATCCTTTTTCAGATATTTATCTTTAACTATATCACCTATTGTCTACAGTTATTACTATATAGAAAATCAGCTGTATCCTTTCTCCATATCTTCAAGTATGTCTCttttatctattttttttgttattatgtCTTTTAAATTTCATAACAAGATGAAAAATTCTATTActaattaa